The following are from one region of the Paenibacillus bovis genome:
- a CDS encoding phosphoribosylanthranilate isomerase: MNKQQQPAASYPGESPVKEDKEHSSQAKTKIKICGLQSVEVLKSMIPLPVDYIGFVFARSKRQVTAHQAGELIEMLRQWPEGQRPQSAGVFVNPELDELVRITHEAPLDIIQLHGKESPEFCRQVREKLGVQVFKVISLSSNPQQSDTAAQLEMYKGTVDAFLLDTYDPLYGGGSGKTFAWDQIHAYHEWTAEHQIPLFVAGGLNPENVKSLLSGYPLEGIDVSSGVETDGIKDIAKIKSFVERARA; the protein is encoded by the coding sequence ATGAATAAACAGCAGCAGCCAGCTGCTTCTTACCCTGGTGAATCACCTGTAAAAGAGGACAAAGAGCACAGCAGCCAAGCCAAAACGAAGATAAAAATTTGTGGACTTCAAAGCGTTGAAGTGCTAAAATCTATGATACCGCTACCCGTCGATTATATCGGATTTGTGTTCGCCAGAAGCAAACGGCAGGTGACTGCACATCAGGCGGGTGAATTGATCGAAATGCTCCGGCAATGGCCGGAAGGACAGCGTCCGCAGAGCGCAGGCGTATTTGTGAATCCGGAACTGGATGAACTAGTCCGGATTACTCATGAAGCTCCATTGGATATTATCCAGCTGCATGGCAAGGAATCACCGGAGTTTTGCCGACAGGTGCGCGAAAAACTGGGCGTACAGGTCTTCAAGGTTATCTCCCTCAGCAGCAATCCACAGCAGTCTGATACTGCTGCCCAATTGGAAATGTACAAAGGCACTGTAGATGCCTTTTTATTAGATACGTATGACCCTCTGTACGGAGGAGGCTCAGGCAAAACATTTGCCTGGGATCAGATCCATGCTTACCACGAGTGGACAGCAGAACATCAGATTCCGCTATTCGTCGCAGGCGGACTGAATCCCGAGAATGTAAAGAGCCTGCTGTCCGGCTATCCCCTGGAAGGAATTGATGTATCCAGCGGCGTAGAGACAGATGGAATCAAGGATATAGCCAAAATTAA
- the trpC gene encoding indole-3-glycerol phosphate synthase TrpC, with the protein MYLDRIVVTKQGEVEQLASRFSLADAERRIADMPATRGFRHALTSDANRNVGLIAEVKKASPSKGLIRPDFDPVNIARAYEQAGADCISVLTDVQYFQGNDRYLTEIHEAIQLPLLRKDFIIDERQIYEARLIGADAILLIAAILTPAQIRDYLAVAVSLGLDVLIEVHDRHELEIVLAAPGATEHGLIGVNNRDLKTFETSLSTTAELIRLLPEGVPLISESGIMSPDDIRYVAEAGAAGVLVGEYFMRQEDIAQAVRTLMEPVQFRKNHQAATEASHE; encoded by the coding sequence ATGTATCTTGATCGTATCGTAGTAACCAAACAAGGTGAAGTAGAGCAGCTCGCCAGCCGTTTCTCGCTGGCAGACGCAGAACGTCGGATCGCAGACATGCCTGCAACGCGCGGGTTCCGTCATGCATTGACATCGGACGCCAATCGGAATGTTGGTCTGATCGCCGAAGTGAAAAAGGCTTCACCTTCCAAAGGATTGATCCGACCGGACTTTGATCCGGTGAATATTGCCCGTGCGTATGAACAGGCGGGAGCTGATTGTATATCTGTATTGACCGATGTGCAGTATTTCCAGGGAAATGATCGCTATCTCACGGAGATTCACGAAGCGATTCAGCTGCCGCTGCTGCGCAAAGACTTTATTATAGATGAACGGCAAATCTATGAAGCACGGTTGATTGGAGCAGATGCGATTCTGCTAATCGCGGCTATTCTGACGCCTGCGCAGATTCGTGATTATCTGGCGGTTGCTGTATCGCTTGGACTGGATGTACTGATCGAAGTGCATGACCGTCATGAGCTGGAAATTGTACTTGCAGCCCCAGGAGCGACAGAACACGGATTGATCGGAGTAAATAACCGGGATCTTAAGACTTTCGAAACCTCGCTGTCTACAACAGCTGAATTGATTCGTCTGCTGCCAGAGGGAGTACCTCTGATCAGCGAAAGTGGTATTATGTCACCGGATGATATCCGTTATGTAGCGGAAGCTGGCGCTGCCGGGGTACTGGTAGGCGAATATTTTATGCGGCAGGAAGATATTGCACAGGCTGTAAGAACCCTGATGGAGCCTGTACAGTTTCGTAAGAATCACCAAGCGGCTACCGAGGCTTCCCATGAATAA
- the trpD gene encoding anthranilate phosphoribosyltransferase has translation MYTSATMQQAITKVIQGEHLQREEANRVMSTIMSGEATPSQIGGLLTALRVKGETVEEIAGFAEAMRMSGGRVPVLSSNLLDTCGTGGSGIHKFNISTVSAIIASSVSVRVAKHGNRSASGKAGSADVLEALGVNIGLNADQAARCLDEIGICFLFAQVFHPSMKHAAATRRELGVRTVFNMLGPLTNPAGADRQLIGLYDASKIETVAETLNLLGLKRAMVVASHDGLDEISIAAPTRIAELRDGQVKTYEVHPHDFGLDMHPLEHMLGGDALQNADIIRRVLNGEKGAYRDVVLANTAACIYLAGQADHLAEGAAIAAAAIDSGAAANKLEQLIQTTEAYSYVS, from the coding sequence ATGTATACATCAGCTACGATGCAGCAGGCGATTACCAAAGTCATTCAGGGAGAGCATTTGCAGCGTGAAGAAGCAAACCGCGTGATGAGTACCATCATGAGTGGAGAAGCTACACCTTCACAGATCGGCGGACTGCTGACAGCGCTGCGGGTAAAAGGAGAGACCGTCGAAGAAATCGCAGGCTTTGCCGAAGCGATGCGCATGAGCGGCGGACGGGTGCCTGTATTGTCTTCCAACCTGCTGGATACCTGTGGTACAGGCGGTTCAGGGATTCACAAATTTAATATTTCTACTGTGTCTGCTATTATTGCTTCATCGGTATCGGTACGTGTAGCCAAGCATGGCAACCGTTCTGCTTCCGGTAAGGCAGGCAGTGCGGATGTACTGGAAGCACTTGGAGTCAATATCGGGCTGAATGCAGATCAGGCAGCACGCTGTCTGGATGAAATCGGTATCTGTTTCCTGTTTGCACAGGTATTCCATCCCTCTATGAAACATGCCGCCGCTACCAGACGCGAGTTGGGCGTACGTACCGTATTCAATATGCTGGGACCGCTGACCAATCCGGCTGGTGCAGATCGTCAGCTGATTGGACTCTATGATGCCAGCAAAATCGAGACCGTCGCCGAGACGCTGAATCTGCTTGGACTCAAACGTGCGATGGTCGTTGCCAGTCATGATGGACTGGATGAGATCAGTATTGCAGCGCCTACCCGGATCGCCGAACTGCGTGATGGACAAGTGAAGACGTATGAAGTGCATCCACATGATTTTGGACTGGATATGCATCCGCTGGAGCATATGCTGGGCGGCGATGCTCTGCAAAATGCGGATATTATTCGCCGGGTACTGAATGGCGAAAAAGGAGCGTACCGGGATGTAGTACTCGCCAATACAGCTGCCTGTATTTACCTGGCAGGACAGGCGGATCATCTGGCCGAGGGAGCAGCTATTGCAGCCGCCGCTATCGATTCCGGGGCAGCAGCGAACAAGCTGGAACAACTAATTCAGACAACGGAGGCATACAGTTATGTATCTTGA